TCCCCGCGGCTTCCTCATGCCGAACTCGCTTGAGGCCGCTACCGATATGGCGATGATGGACATCGCCGATCGCACCATAGTTTTGACCGATCACACCAAGTGGAGCTGCACGTCGCTGTCGCTGTTCGCGCGCTTCGACCAGGTGGACACGGTCATCACCGACGACGGTCTCGACCCTGACTCCGCCGCCAAAACCAAGGATTTGGTAAAGGAACTCGTGCTGGCCCACCAGAGCGAGACCATTGAGGAAAGTGAGTAACACCCATGGCTGATTTCGCCAACTACACCCCCGGAGAGTACGCGAAGAAGCATATCCGCATCACGCCGACGACGCTTGCCGACGGTCGTGACTTCTTCTATCTGGACGACGATCCCGAGTTCGTCTCCGGTGCCAAGACCCGCGAGCTCAAGGATCCGCGCCCGCTGGACTACCGTTTTGCCCCGCACCTGGACGCCGACGGCAACGAAGTGCCGTACGCCGCTCCGCAGATGCGCCGCGACCCGCTGACCGGTGACTGGATTCCGATGGCCACCGCGCGTATGAACCGCCCGATCACCGCTGGCCCCGGCGCCACCGCCAAGGGCAACCCGCTGGCCGCCCGCAAGCCCGGCGACCCGTATCAGGACGGCGAGGTGCCGGACACCGATTACAACGTCGTGGTGTTCGAGAACCGCTTCCCCTCCATGGTGCGCGTGCCCGGTGTCTCCGAGGATGTGACCTACGTTGATGGCAACCCGCTGTGGGAAAAGAAGCTGGCCGCCGGCCGCTGCGAAGTCATCTGCTTCGATCCGAACGAGAACGGCCTGCCGGCTGACCTGCCGGTGTCCCGCCTGCGTACCGTGGTCGAGGCATGGGCTTTCCGTACCGCTGAAATCTCCAAGATGGAGGGCATCGAGCAGATCTTCCCGTTCGAGAACCACGGTCAGGAGATCGGCGTCTCCCTTGCCCACCCGCATGGTCAGGTCTACTGCTACCCGTTCATCGCCCCGAAGATGGAGAAGGAACTCCAGCACACCGAGGCCTACCACGAGAAGACCGGTGGCAACCTGCTTAAGGACATCATGAATGCCGAGCTCGAGGCTGGCGAGCGCATTGTGATGCGTAACCACTCTTGGGTTGCTTACGTGCCGGCCGCCGCCCGCTGGCCTCTTGAGGTCCACGTGGCTCCGGTTCGCGACGTGCTCACCTTGGACGAGCTCAACGACGAAGAGCGTTGGGACCTTGCCTCCATGTACTCGCACCTCCTGAAGCGCGGCAACGCGTTCTTCGACAAGGGCGACGGCAAGGGCATGGACCTGCCGTACATCGCCGCATGGCACCAGGCCCCGATTCACGACGCTCGCCGTGAGAACTACCGCCTGAACCTGCAGTTCTTCTCCTTCCGTCGTGCTGCCAATAAGATCAAGTACCTCGCTGGCTCCGAATCCGGCATGGCCGCCTGGATCTCCGACACCACGCCGGAACTCATCGCCAAGCGCTTCCACGAGCTCGGCTCCATCGATATCGCCGACTGATAGAAAGAAAAACACCAATGTCTGCTGTTGAATTCATTGAGCCGCTGACCCATGAAGAGGGCGTCTCGCAAGCCACCAAGCTGTTTGTGGACACCTACGGCGCTGCGCCCGAGGGCGTGTGGGCTGCTCCGGGCCGTGTGAACCTGATCGGTGAGCACACCGATTACAACGCCGGCCTGTGCCTGCCGATCGCTCTGCCGCACCGCACTTTCATCGCCCTGAAGCCGCGCGAAGACACCAAGGTTCGCGTCGTCTCCGGCGTGGCTCCCGACAAGGTCGCTGA
This sequence is a window from Bifidobacterium breve DSM 20213 = JCM 1192. Protein-coding genes within it:
- the galT gene encoding galactose-1-phosphate uridylyltransferase, with the translated sequence MADFANYTPGEYAKKHIRITPTTLADGRDFFYLDDDPEFVSGAKTRELKDPRPLDYRFAPHLDADGNEVPYAAPQMRRDPLTGDWIPMATARMNRPITAGPGATAKGNPLAARKPGDPYQDGEVPDTDYNVVVFENRFPSMVRVPGVSEDVTYVDGNPLWEKKLAAGRCEVICFDPNENGLPADLPVSRLRTVVEAWAFRTAEISKMEGIEQIFPFENHGQEIGVSLAHPHGQVYCYPFIAPKMEKELQHTEAYHEKTGGNLLKDIMNAELEAGERIVMRNHSWVAYVPAAARWPLEVHVAPVRDVLTLDELNDEERWDLASMYSHLLKRGNAFFDKGDGKGMDLPYIAAWHQAPIHDARRENYRLNLQFFSFRRAANKIKYLAGSESGMAAWISDTTPELIAKRFHELGSIDIAD